A single Xiphias gladius isolate SHS-SW01 ecotype Sanya breed wild chromosome 22, ASM1685928v1, whole genome shotgun sequence DNA region contains:
- the slc6a3 gene encoding sodium-dependent dopamine transporter, whose product MLTESVPVGLMSSVVAPEKPTSNTMGPKEVELILVKEQNGVQFTSTTLVAPAQTQTNPSGEERETWGKKIDFLLSVIGFAVDLANVWRFPYLCYKNGGGAFLVPYLFFMVIAGMPLFYMELALGQYNREGAAGVWKICPIFKGVGFTVILISLYVGFYYNVIISWALFYLFSSFTGELPWVHCNNTWNSPNCSDWADNSSVSDIYKATPAQEYFERGVLHIQDSNGIDDLGRPRWQLTSCLAVVIVLLYFSLWKGVKTSGKVVWITATMPYVVLTVLLLRGVTLPGAIDGIKAYLSVDFLRLCDAKVWIEAATQICFSLGVGFGVLIAFSSYNKFSNNCYRDAIITSSINSLTSFFSGFVVFSFLGYMSHKHNVALDKVARDGAGLVFVIYPEAIATLPGSSVWAVIFFIMLLTLGIDSAMGGMESVITGLIDEFKFLHKHRELFTLFIVAATFLISLFCVTNGGMYVFTLLDHFAAGTSILFGVLIEAIGIAWFYGVDRFSDDIEEMIGQRPGRYWRLCWKFVSPCFLLFMVVVSFATFNPPNYGSYMFPPWANVVGWCLAISSMTMVPLYAIYKLCTLPGRFCDRLAYAITPEPEHHLVDNGEVRQFTLHHWLVV is encoded by the exons ATGCTGACAGAGAGCGTCCCTGTTGGCCTGATGTCTTCGGTTGTAGCCCCGGAAAAACCCACCTCCAATACCATGGGCCCCAAAGAG GTGGAGCTGATCCTTGTAAAGGAGCAGAATGGGGTCCAGTTCACGTCCACCACCTTAGTGGCTCCAGCTCAGACTCAGACCAACCccagtggagaggagagggagacgtGGGGGAAGAAAATTGACttcctcctgtctgtcatcGGATTTGCTGTGGACCTTGCCAATGTCTGGAGATTCCCTTACCTCTGCTACAAGAATGGGGGAG gtgcCTTCCTGGTGCCATACCTGTTTTTCATGGTGATAGCAGGCATGCCTCTCTTCTACATGGAGCTGGCTCTGGGACAGTACAACAGAGAGGGGGCAGCAGGGGTCTGGAAGATCTGTCCCATATTTAAAG GCGTTGGCTTTACAGTGATCCTCATTTCCCTCTACGTCGGTTTCTACTATAATGTCATCATCTCCTGGGCTCTGTTCTACCTCTTCTCCTCGTTCACCGGAGAGCTGCCCTGGGTGCACTGCAACAACACCTGGAACAGTCCTAACTGCTCCGACTGGGCCGACAACAGCTCAGTCAGTGACATTTACAAGGCCACCCCTGCTCAGGAGTACTTTGA ACGAGGGGTGCTCCACATCCAGGACAGTAATGGTATTGATGACTTGGGTCGTCCACGCTGGCAGTTGACCTCCTGTCTAGCTGTGGTGATTGTTCTGCTCTACTTCAGTCTCTGGAAGGGAGTCAAGACCTCTGGCAAG GTTGTGTGGATCACAGCCACCATGCCCTATGTGGTCTtgactgtgctgctgctccGCGGAGTCACTCTGCCTGGAGCCATCGATGGCATTAAGGCCTACCTCTCTGTGGACTTCCTGAGACTCTGTGATGCCAAG GTCTGGATTGAGGCAGCCACACAGATTTGTTTCTCGCTGGGAGTGGGGTTTGGTGTGCTAATTGCCTTTTCCAGCTACAACAAATTCAGCAACAACTGTTACAG AGACGCCATCATCACCAGCTCCATCAACTCTTTAACCAGTTTCTTCTCTGGCTTTGTGGTCTTCTCCTTCCTTGGTTACATGTCCCATAAACACAACGTTGCCCTGGACAAAGTAGCCAGAGATG GTGCTGGGTTGGTGTTTGTCATTTACCCAGAAGCCATTGCAACATTACCTGGTTCATCAGTGTGGGCGGTTATCTTCTTCATCATGTTGCTGACACTGGGCATTGACAGTGCT ATGGGTGGGATGGAGTCGGTGATCACGGGGCTGATTGATGAATTCAAATTCCTCCACAAACACAGGGAGCTGTTCACCCTCTTCATTGTTGCTGCCACCTTTCTCATATCCCTTTTCTGTGTTACAAAT gGTGGGATGTATGTGTTTACTCTGCTGGACCACTTTGCAGCAGGAACATCTATTCTCTTTGGAGTGCTTATTGAAGCCATCGGCATCGCGTGGTTCTATG GAGTGGATCGTTTCAGTGATGACATTGAGGAGATGATTGGCCAGCGACCAGGCAGGTACTGGAGGCTGTGCTGGAAGTTTGTCAGCCCCTGCTTCCTCCTG TTTATGGTGGTGGTGAGCTTTGCCACATTCAACCCTCCAAACTACGGCTCCTACATGTTTCCTCCATGGGCTAACGTGGTGGGGTGGTGTCTGGCCATTTCTTCAATGACCATGGTGCCTCTCTATGCCATCTACAAACTGTGCACACTGCCTGGAAGGTTTTGCGAT AGACTAGCTTATGCCATCACCCCAGAGCCAGAGCATCATTTGGTAGACAACGGGGAGGTTCGGCAGTTCACT CTGCATCACTGGTTGGTGGTCTGA